In Candidatus Nealsonbacteria bacterium DGGOD1a, one DNA window encodes the following:
- a CDS encoding FtsW/RodA/SpoVE family cell cycle protein, with product MAFAAVFLASIGLLSLYSSSLHSGDFTNFNKQLVFLGIGFVLMLAMSFFDWRIFRENSAIILALYFLSVAALAGLFFFGSDNRGVRTWYDLGLVTLDPIELLKPVLLILLAKYFSSRHVAMYQIRHTLLTGAYIALPAALIFFQPNLGPCLVILGLWVGMLAISGIKLRHFLLLFLVFLVTFVLGWMFLMKDYQKARLMSFFVPYDPLGVSWSQNQTKIAVGTGGLLGKGIGGGSQTQYGFLSEPQTDFIFAAISEEFGIVGITVLLLLLLALIWRVTRAAARARDNFFRLFAAGFATLLLVEAAIHIGVNIGFLPIIGLPLPLVSYGGSNLVATFAALGIVQGIVSCSKTDIETENR from the coding sequence ATGGCTTTCGCGGCTGTTTTTTTGGCGTCGATCGGCCTGTTGTCGCTTTATAGCAGTTCGCTTCATTCCGGAGATTTTACCAATTTCAATAAACAGCTGGTCTTTTTGGGGATCGGATTCGTTCTGATGCTGGCAATGAGTTTTTTTGACTGGCGGATTTTTCGCGAAAATTCGGCGATTATTTTGGCGCTTTATTTTTTGTCGGTGGCGGCGCTGGCCGGGCTGTTTTTTTTCGGCTCGGACAACCGCGGCGTGCGGACTTGGTACGACCTTGGGTTGGTCACGCTTGATCCGATCGAGTTGTTGAAACCCGTACTTTTGATTTTGCTGGCGAAATATTTTTCCAGCCGCCATGTGGCGATGTACCAGATCCGCCATACTTTGCTTACCGGAGCGTACATAGCTTTGCCCGCGGCGTTGATATTTTTTCAGCCGAATCTTGGGCCGTGTTTGGTGATTCTCGGCCTTTGGGTCGGGATGCTGGCGATTTCAGGAATAAAGTTGCGCCATTTTTTATTGTTATTTTTGGTTTTTTTGGTCACTTTCGTCCTTGGTTGGATGTTTTTGATGAAAGATTATCAGAAAGCGCGGCTGATGAGTTTCTTTGTTCCGTACGATCCGTTGGGGGTGTCGTGGAGCCAGAACCAGACCAAAATCGCGGTGGGAACCGGCGGGTTGCTGGGCAAGGGTATCGGCGGAGGATCGCAAACCCAGTATGGTTTTCTGTCTGAACCGCAAACGGATTTTATTTTTGCCGCGATCAGCGAAGAATTCGGCATTGTCGGGATAACCGTGCTGTTGTTGCTGCTGTTGGCGTTGATATGGCGCGTTACGCGCGCGGCGGCGCGGGCGCGGGATAATTTTTTTCGGCTTTTCGCGGCCGGTTTTGCGACTTTGTTGCTGGTTGAGGCGGCAATTCATATTGGCGTGAATATCGGATTTTTACCGATTATCGGCCTGCCTTTGCCGCTGGTCAGCTATGGCGGTTCCAATCTCGTTGCCACTTTCGCGGCGCTGGGGATTGTTCAAGGAATAGTTTCTTGCTCCAAAACCGACATTGAAACGGAGAATCGATAA
- a CDS encoding DNA-directed RNA polymerase subunit beta — protein MAALKTKNFGKANVSLPLPYLLVLQKESWDMFWGNDLKELFTEISPIRDYTGKELELWIEDFKLDETKYKNDLEARMNNDSYEASIRVKVRLVNLKTKESKTQEIFLCDFPLMTERGTFIVNGVERVCISQLIRSAGVFFSAQNIGGKNFFGTKIIPNRGSWLELETAHTGFIGVKIDRKRRVPATTLLRAFGIDNDNAIKELFADVNKGEVDFIEETIKKDPTHNQAEALVEIYQRLRPGDLATADTAKELIWNMFFNFERYDLSKVGRWKMWKRLPQLKAKDKTGDKVEMKDRVLTVDDIVAVIKEIIRLNNDPLAKPDEIDHLGNRRVRTLNELLVNRLRLGFMRMERIIKDRMSTLEVVDLSPMQLINPRPVMAVIKEFFSSSQLSQFMDNENPLSELEHKRRLAATGPGGLTRERAGFEVRDVQPSHYGRICPIQTPEGPNVGLVGYLASYTKINNFGFLETPYYKVTKGRVTDELVYMTADEEEKYNIATAIAPLDEKNNIIPKKLEARMKGEPEICAKEDIDYIDVSPQQILSVGTSLIPFLQNDDANRALMGSNMQRQSTPLVKPDPPLVMTGSEERIAHDSGHILLAEGAGVVTEVDGSHITVKYDDKELGEKTYYLRTFLRTNQYTCFHQSAIAKKGKKVKKGEAMCDGGSIVNGHLALGHNILVAFTSWRGGNFEDAILLSEKLVANDKFTTIHMENFACDVRETKLGPEMTTYDIPNVSEEKLKDLDEEGVVRIGAEVKPNDILVGKISPKGEQELTAEERLLRSIFGEKAKDVKDTSLMMEHGKRGRVVGVKVFSREQGHKLEPGVIKRIEIEIAELRKVRAGDKLAGRHGNKGVISRVLPIEEMPYLEDGTPVDMVLNPMAVASRMNLGQILETHLGYAAHELGYHAVTPSLSGAKESDIKVELKKAGLSEDGKEKLFDGRTGLQFPGKITVGYIYMMKLIHMVEDKIHTRSIGPYSLITQQPLGGKAQFGGQRFGEMEVWALEGYGAAFTLQEMLTIKSDDIAGRAATYETILRGEEIKHPNIPAAFNLMVSELKSLGLSVEVKEKQCE, from the coding sequence ATGGCGGCGCTTAAAACAAAAAATTTCGGCAAAGCAAATGTATCGCTGCCTTTGCCGTATTTGCTCGTGCTTCAAAAAGAAAGCTGGGATATGTTCTGGGGAAACGATTTAAAAGAGCTTTTTACCGAGATTTCGCCCATTCGCGATTACACCGGCAAAGAGCTTGAGCTTTGGATCGAGGATTTTAAACTCGACGAAACCAAATATAAAAACGATCTTGAAGCGCGGATGAACAATGATTCCTATGAAGCGTCGATCCGGGTTAAGGTCAGGCTGGTTAATTTAAAAACCAAGGAATCCAAGACGCAGGAAATTTTTCTGTGCGATTTTCCGTTAATGACCGAAAGGGGAACCTTTATCGTCAATGGCGTGGAGCGCGTTTGCATTTCCCAGTTGATCCGTTCGGCGGGCGTGTTTTTTTCGGCGCAAAACATCGGCGGAAAAAACTTTTTTGGCACTAAAATTATTCCCAATCGCGGTTCCTGGCTGGAGTTGGAAACCGCCCATACCGGCTTTATCGGCGTGAAAATCGACCGCAAGCGCCGCGTTCCGGCGACGACTTTGTTGCGAGCCTTCGGCATTGACAACGACAACGCGATCAAAGAGCTTTTCGCCGATGTTAACAAAGGCGAGGTTGATTTTATCGAGGAAACCATTAAAAAAGATCCGACCCACAACCAGGCCGAGGCCTTGGTGGAAATATACCAGCGTTTGCGGCCCGGAGATCTGGCCACCGCCGACACGGCCAAGGAATTGATTTGGAATATGTTCTTTAATTTTGAACGGTATGACCTTTCCAAAGTGGGGCGCTGGAAGATGTGGAAGCGTCTGCCGCAACTCAAAGCCAAAGACAAAACCGGCGATAAAGTTGAAATGAAAGACCGGGTTTTAACCGTGGACGATATCGTCGCGGTGATCAAAGAAATTATTCGTTTGAACAACGATCCTTTGGCAAAACCCGACGAAATCGATCATTTGGGCAATCGCCGCGTGCGGACTTTGAATGAGCTTTTGGTTAACCGCCTGCGGTTGGGTTTTATGAGAATGGAGCGCATCATCAAAGACCGGATGTCGACTTTGGAAGTTGTCGATTTGTCGCCGATGCAGTTGATCAACCCCCGGCCGGTGATGGCGGTGATCAAGGAATTTTTTTCCAGTTCGCAATTATCGCAGTTTATGGACAACGAAAATCCGCTGTCGGAACTTGAACACAAACGCCGTCTGGCGGCAACCGGCCCGGGCGGTTTGACCCGCGAACGCGCGGGATTTGAAGTGCGCGATGTCCAGCCTTCGCATTACGGCCGCATTTGTCCGATCCAAACTCCGGAAGGCCCCAATGTGGGCTTGGTGGGCTATTTGGCGTCTTACACCAAGATCAATAATTTCGGTTTTCTGGAAACGCCGTATTATAAAGTTACCAAAGGCAGAGTGACCGATGAACTGGTATATATGACCGCGGACGAAGAAGAAAAATACAATATCGCCACCGCGATCGCGCCTTTGGACGAAAAGAACAATATCATTCCCAAAAAACTGGAAGCCAGAATGAAGGGCGAACCGGAAATTTGCGCCAAGGAAGATATTGATTATATTGATGTTTCGCCGCAGCAAATTCTTTCGGTGGGTACTTCGCTGATTCCGTTTTTACAGAACGACGATGCCAACCGCGCGTTGATGGGTTCTAATATGCAGCGGCAATCGACGCCGCTGGTTAAGCCCGATCCGCCGCTGGTGATGACTGGCAGCGAGGAAAGGATTGCCCATGATTCGGGCCATATTTTGTTGGCCGAGGGCGCGGGCGTGGTCACCGAAGTTGACGGCAGCCATATCACCGTCAAATACGATGACAAGGAACTGGGCGAAAAAACTTATTATTTGAGAACATTTTTGAGAACCAATCAATATACTTGTTTCCATCAGAGCGCGATTGCCAAAAAAGGCAAAAAAGTGAAAAAGGGCGAAGCGATGTGCGATGGCGGTTCGATTGTCAACGGCCATCTGGCTTTGGGCCACAATATTCTGGTGGCGTTCACTTCATGGCGCGGCGGAAATTTTGAAGACGCGATTTTGCTTTCGGAGAAATTGGTCGCCAACGACAAATTCACCACGATCCATATGGAGAATTTCGCCTGCGATGTGCGCGAAACCAAACTGGGTCCGGAAATGACCACCTATGATATCCCCAATGTCTCCGAGGAAAAACTTAAAGATTTGGACGAAGAAGGAGTGGTTCGTATCGGCGCCGAAGTCAAGCCCAATGATATTTTGGTGGGCAAGATTTCGCCCAAGGGCGAACAGGAGCTGACCGCCGAAGAGCGTTTGTTGCGCTCGATTTTCGGCGAGAAAGCCAAAGATGTAAAAGACACTTCGTTGATGATGGAACATGGCAAGCGCGGCCGCGTGGTGGGAGTTAAGGTGTTTTCGCGCGAACAGGGCCACAAGCTTGAGCCGGGCGTGATCAAAAGGATCGAAATTGAAATCGCGGAATTGAGAAAAGTGCGCGCGGGCGACAAGCTTGCCGGACGCCACGGGAACAAAGGCGTTATTTCGCGCGTTTTGCCGATAGAAGAAATGCCCTATTTGGAAGACGGCACGCCTGTGGATATGGTGTTAAATCCGATGGCGGTGGCGTCCCGTATGAATTTGGGACAGATTTTGGAAACGCATTTGGGTTACGCGGCGCATGAATTGGGTTATCACGCGGTTACGCCGTCGCTTTCCGGCGCCAAGGAATCCGATATCAAAGTGGAATTAAAAAAGGCCGGATTGTCCGAAGACGGCAAGGAAAAACTTTTTGACGGCCGGACCGGTTTGCAGTTTCCGGGAAAAATTACCGTTGGTTACATTTATATGATGAAACTTATCCACATGGTCGAGGATAAGATACATACCCGCAGTATTGGACCGTATTCGCTGATCACGCAGCAGCCTCTGGGAGGCAAAGCGCAGTTTGGCGGCCAGCGGTTCGGTGAGATGGAAGTGTGGGCTCTTGAAGGTTACGGCGCGGCATTTACCTTGCAGGAAATGCTGACGATCAAATCCGACGATATCGCTGGACGCGCGGCTACTTACGAGACCATTCTTCGGGGAGAAGAAATTAAACATCCAAACATACCGGCAGCGTTTAATCTTATGGTCAGCGAACTCAAATCGCTGGGGTTGAGCGTCGAGGTAAAAGAAAAACAATGCGAGTAG
- a CDS encoding tetratricopeptide repeat protein yields MLKIIPKIVVYLALFLIPLFTLPFTGDALDFQKQFLLFTLTGAGIFFWIWNVLSEKKLDINLNPLHFFAAGSVVVILISSIFSLYSYGSLWGAPLPVAESFVTALSFIFLYFLIVNNFKKIETYNLIAVATISATIAAIYGILQAWGVYLLPFLSYTKEASFNTIGTANSLSLYAAIILATIFPLLFVKKNPYRRLMAVCTGFLFFALVFFNGVITYFFPVKAGSGGYELSLAPWIVLAVSGLATFVFSVSDQKFLTKNSRAKSASFAVLFVALLFLVFNIFAKDMVFGVHGSSMKAIKAQTAVELALDSRASTDIAINVLKQSSQVFFLGSGPGTFIYDYVKFKPQDLNQDNFAWNITFFAGSSEMINRLATTGLLGIVALLLIVVFWTIEAFRTLTGEDDDEGLPLAVFGGWLAIVVAMFFYPFNFSLAMLFWVFMAMIIVMDEEKMVSLPLKSVRMNYAITLTFVAILVLELGLLVWTSRRYYAEAEYLSAVKALQSNNLAGAIKSLESAANSTDRLQDNYLTGLSQIYLAQAREELNKQDAKPEDAMKAASPYIQTAVNAAMLSTDTANPNNSTNWAARGYIYRQLVGISDGFDIWAINMYQKSISLEPNNPSLWTELGQVYILKKDLDKAKDSFNRAIILRPQYIDPHYYLALIHDQQNNKEEAIKELEIVAQLLPATDQASIDNVSKAIENLRQGNSLGGQSADQTANGFQAETIVPQDGSDSASTTNPGAAGESEFVPFAPSGDNPVQP; encoded by the coding sequence ATGTTAAAAATTATTCCCAAAATCGTTGTTTATCTGGCTTTGTTTTTGATACCGTTGTTCACGCTGCCGTTCACGGGAGACGCGCTTGATTTTCAGAAACAGTTTTTGCTGTTCACTCTTACCGGCGCGGGAATTTTCTTTTGGATATGGAATGTTCTAAGCGAAAAGAAGCTGGATATCAATCTTAATCCTTTGCATTTTTTCGCGGCCGGTTCCGTGGTCGTGATCTTGATTTCGAGCATCTTTTCCTTATATAGTTACGGGAGTTTGTGGGGCGCGCCTTTGCCGGTGGCGGAAAGTTTTGTCACGGCGTTGAGTTTTATATTTTTATATTTTTTGATCGTCAACAATTTTAAAAAGATCGAAACATATAATTTAATCGCGGTTGCGACGATTTCGGCGACAATCGCGGCCATATACGGTATTTTGCAGGCGTGGGGGGTTTATTTGTTGCCGTTCTTGAGCTATACCAAAGAAGCCTCGTTCAATACGATCGGAACGGCCAACAGTCTGTCTCTTTACGCGGCGATAATCTTGGCGACGATTTTCCCGCTTTTGTTTGTCAAAAAAAATCCTTACCGGCGCTTAATGGCCGTTTGCACCGGATTTTTGTTTTTCGCGCTGGTGTTTTTCAACGGCGTTATCACTTACTTTTTCCCGGTAAAAGCCGGGAGCGGCGGCTATGAGCTTTCGTTGGCGCCGTGGATCGTGCTGGCGGTCAGCGGGTTGGCGACATTTGTTTTTTCCGTCAGCGATCAAAAATTTTTGACCAAAAATTCGCGCGCCAAGAGCGCTTCTTTCGCGGTGCTGTTTGTGGCGCTTTTGTTTCTTGTTTTCAATATTTTCGCCAAAGATATGGTTTTTGGAGTCCATGGATCGTCGATGAAGGCGATAAAAGCGCAAACGGCCGTGGAACTGGCGTTGGATTCGCGCGCCTCGACGGATATCGCGATCAATGTGTTAAAACAGTCTTCGCAGGTATTTTTTCTGGGGTCCGGTCCCGGAACTTTCATTTATGATTATGTAAAATTCAAACCCCAGGATTTAAACCAGGATAATTTCGCTTGGAATATAACTTTCTTTGCCGGGTCTTCCGAGATGATCAATCGGCTCGCGACCACCGGATTGCTGGGCATAGTCGCTTTGCTGTTGATCGTGGTGTTCTGGACCATAGAAGCATTCCGCACGCTGACCGGGGAAGACGATGACGAAGGATTGCCGCTGGCGGTTTTTGGCGGTTGGCTGGCGATTGTGGTGGCAATGTTTTTCTATCCGTTCAATTTCAGCTTGGCAATGCTTTTTTGGGTGTTTATGGCAATGATTATTGTGATGGACGAAGAAAAGATGGTGTCGTTGCCGTTAAAATCGGTGCGGATGAATTACGCGATAACTCTGACATTTGTCGCGATATTGGTGTTGGAGCTCGGATTGTTGGTTTGGACTTCAAGGCGCTATTACGCCGAAGCGGAATATCTGTCGGCGGTCAAAGCTTTGCAAAGCAACAACCTTGCCGGCGCCATCAAGAGTCTCGAATCGGCGGCCAATTCCACCGATCGCTTGCAGGACAATTATTTAACCGGATTATCGCAAATATATTTGGCGCAGGCGCGCGAAGAATTGAACAAGCAGGATGCCAAACCCGAGGACGCGATGAAAGCCGCTTCTCCCTATATCCAAACCGCGGTTAACGCGGCAATGTTAAGCACCGATACGGCCAATCCGAACAATTCGACTAATTGGGCGGCTCGGGGCTATATTTACCGCCAATTGGTCGGGATTAGCGACGGATTTGATATTTGGGCGATCAATATGTACCAAAAATCCATCAGTTTGGAACCGAACAATCCTTCGCTGTGGACCGAGCTCGGCCAGGTATACATATTGAAAAAAGATTTGGACAAAGCCAAAGACAGTTTTAACCGGGCTATAATCCTGCGTCCGCAATATATTGATCCTCATTACTACTTGGCGTTGATTCACGACCAGCAAAACAACAAAGAGGAGGCGATCAAAGAATTGGAAATCGTGGCTCAGCTTTTGCCCGCTACGGATCAAGCTTCGATCGATAATGTTTCCAAGGCCATTGAAAATTTGCGGCAAGGCAATTCGCTTGGCGGCCAGTCGGCCGATCAAACCGCGAACGGGTTTCAAGCGGAAACAATAGTCCCGCAGGACGGTTCGGATTCCGCTTCGACCACTAATCCTGGAGCCGCGGGCGAGTCTGAATTCGTTCCTTTTGCGCCTTCCGGCGATAATCCGGTACAGCCGTAA